In Streptomyces thermolilacinus SPC6, a single genomic region encodes these proteins:
- the rplC gene encoding 50S ribosomal protein L3, protein MAKNIKGVLGEKLGMTQVWDENNRVVPVTVVKAGPCVVTQVRTNDIDGYESVQIAFGEIDPRKVNKPLKGHFAKADVTPRRHLVEIRTADASEYTLGQEITAAVFEAGVKVDVTGKSKGKGFAGVMKRHNFRGLGAGHGTQRKHRSPGSIGGCATPGRVFKGLRMAGRMGNERVTTQNLTVHAVDAEKGLLLIKGAVPGPNGGLVLVRTAAKGA, encoded by the coding sequence ATGGCTAAGAACATTAAGGGCGTCCTGGGCGAGAAGCTCGGCATGACCCAGGTCTGGGACGAGAACAACCGGGTTGTCCCGGTGACCGTCGTCAAGGCCGGTCCCTGCGTCGTCACCCAGGTCCGCACCAACGACATCGACGGCTACGAGTCGGTCCAGATCGCCTTCGGCGAGATCGACCCGCGCAAGGTGAACAAGCCCCTCAAGGGTCACTTCGCCAAGGCCGACGTCACCCCGCGCCGCCACCTGGTGGAGATCCGCACCGCTGACGCCTCCGAGTACACGCTCGGCCAGGAGATCACCGCTGCGGTCTTCGAGGCGGGCGTCAAGGTCGACGTCACCGGCAAGAGCAAGGGCAAGGGCTTCGCCGGTGTCATGAAGCGCCACAACTTCCGTGGCCTGGGCGCCGGACACGGCACCCAGCGCAAGCACCGCTCGCCCGGTTCCATCGGTGGCTGCGCCACCCCGGGCCGCGTGTTCAAGGGCCTCCGCATGGCGGGCCGCATGGGCAACGAGCGGGTCACCACCCAGAACCTGACCGTCCACGCCGTTGACGCGGAGAAGGGCCTGCTGCTCATCAAGGGCGCGGTTCCTGGTCCGAACGGCGGCCTCGTCCTGGTCCGTACCGCGGCCAAGGGGGCCTGA
- the rplV gene encoding 50S ribosomal protein L22, which produces MEARAQARYIRVTPMKARRVVDLIRGMDATEAQAVLRFAPQAASVPVKKVLDSAIANAAHNYDHTDASSLFISEAYVDEGPTLKRFRPRAQGRAYRIRKRTSHITVVVSSKEGTR; this is translated from the coding sequence ATGGAAGCCAGGGCCCAGGCGCGGTACATCCGCGTCACGCCCATGAAGGCCCGCCGCGTGGTGGACCTCATCCGTGGCATGGACGCCACGGAGGCTCAGGCGGTCCTGCGTTTCGCCCCGCAGGCCGCGAGCGTGCCGGTCAAGAAGGTGCTGGACAGCGCCATCGCGAACGCCGCGCACAACTACGACCACACGGACGCCTCTTCGCTGTTCATCAGCGAGGCGTACGTGGACGAGGGCCCGACCCTGAAGCGGTTCCGTCCGCGCGCCCAGGGCCGCGCCTACCGGATCCGTAAGCGGACCAGCCACATCACCGTGGTCGTCAGCAGCAAGGAAGGAACCCGGTAA
- the rplR gene encoding 50S ribosomal protein L18 has product MAYGVKIAKGKAYKGAALKRRHIRIRKKVSGTAERPRLVVTRSNRGITAQVIDDIAGHTVASASTLDASIRGGEGDKSAKAQQVGKLVAERAKAAGVEAVVFDRGGNRYAGRIAALADAAREAGLKF; this is encoded by the coding sequence ATGGCATACGGCGTGAAGATTGCCAAGGGCAAGGCCTACAAGGGCGCTGCTCTGAAGCGTCGCCACATCCGCATCCGGAAGAAGGTCTCGGGTACCGCTGAGCGTCCGCGCCTGGTCGTCACCCGGTCCAACCGTGGGATCACCGCCCAGGTCATCGACGACATCGCGGGTCACACCGTGGCGTCGGCGTCGACCCTGGACGCGTCCATCCGCGGCGGCGAAGGCGACAAGTCGGCGAAGGCCCAGCAGGTCGGCAAGCTCGTCGCCGAGCGTGCCAAGGCCGCCGGTGTCGAGGCTGTCGTGTTCGACCGTGGCGGCAACAGGTACGCCGGGCGCATCGCCGCCCTGGCGGACGCCGCCCGCGAAGCCGGCCTGAAGTTCTGA
- the rplN gene encoding 50S ribosomal protein L14 — MIQQESRLRVADNTGAKEILCIRVLGGSGRRYAGIGDVIVATVKDAIPGGNVKKGDVVKAVIVRTVKERRRQDGSYIRFDENAAVILKNDGDPRGTRIFGPVGRELREKKFMKIISLAPEVL; from the coding sequence GTGATCCAGCAGGAGTCGCGACTGCGTGTCGCCGACAACACTGGTGCGAAGGAAATCCTTTGCATCCGTGTGCTCGGTGGCTCCGGTCGCCGCTACGCGGGCATCGGTGACGTCATCGTCGCCACCGTCAAGGACGCGATCCCCGGTGGCAACGTGAAGAAGGGTGACGTCGTCAAGGCGGTCATCGTTCGCACCGTCAAGGAGCGCCGCCGCCAGGACGGCTCGTACATCCGCTTCGACGAGAACGCCGCCGTCATTCTGAAGAACGACGGCGACCCTCGCGGCACCCGTATCTTCGGCCCGGTCGGCCGTGAGCTGCGCGAGAAGAAGTTCATGAAGATCATCTCGCTCGCGCCGGAGGTGCTGTAA
- the rpsH gene encoding 30S ribosomal protein S8, whose amino-acid sequence MTMTDPIADMLTRLRNANSAYHDTVTMPHSKIKSHIAEILKQEGFITGWKVEDAEVGKNLVLELKFGPNRERSIAGIKRISKPGLRVYAKSTNLPKVLGGLGVAIISTSHGLLTGQQAQKKGVGGEVLAYVW is encoded by the coding sequence ATGACCATGACTGATCCGATCGCAGACATGCTTACGCGTCTGCGGAACGCGAACTCGGCGTACCACGACACCGTGACGATGCCGCACAGCAAGATCAAGTCTCACATCGCGGAGATCCTCAAGCAGGAGGGCTTCATCACGGGCTGGAAGGTCGAGGACGCCGAGGTCGGCAAGAACCTCGTCCTCGAGCTGAAGTTCGGCCCGAACCGCGAGCGCTCCATCGCGGGCATCAAGCGGATCTCGAAGCCCGGTCTCCGGGTCTACGCGAAGTCCACCAACCTGCCGAAGGTTCTCGGCGGCCTGGGCGTGGCGATCATCTCCACGTCCCATGGTCTCCTGACCGGCCAGCAGGCGCAGAAGAAGGGCGTGGGTGGGGAAGTCCTCGCCTACGTCTGGTAG
- a CDS encoding alpha/beta hydrolase codes for MDLTTLKTFRPAEYEDAADAYRATGDIAGTAKDTIDQQVAAALRDRLEGEAATAALVQLRHLSRNFHYAQTECALVSAALNGFAHDMGAAKRKLMAALEDARAAGCAVGADGSVTYPEGGTVAVAGGTSSPLASALYRQSAAAHPDPRYGRALELANRIADALGEAAEADARWAPKLSALKADDDLTVSHADWKDVEADTTGVRAAAGNYLASLPQPPGDGTPRDNADWWQSLTEEERAAWLSLHPARVGAMDGLPAPVRDEANRVVLNEHLARTRLELDAIPKPPADRWTWTTTGLTPTRVPTPEYLAWQQEHGERYFALQNSLRGMESIQQRFDQTGERGLPEAYLLGFSPEGNGRAIIATGNPDTAHHQAVYVPGTTSNLSNIGEGIDRMENVWRVAQTEARGDSVSTIAWYGYDAPQDIKTDAPFRHYANDGAPAFRKFLDGLEASQSGDPATHRTVIGHSYGTTLVGAAADKGTLNTDDVITVGSPGVTVPKAEELDVPKGHVWNQEAHGDVVPDLGRFGHGGHDQDGLWTVPSDERFGANQMATDTKGHSGYWDDGTESLRNQTRIVAGRYGSVRLEE; via the coding sequence ATGGACCTCACGACGCTGAAGACGTTCAGACCCGCCGAGTACGAGGACGCCGCGGACGCGTACCGGGCCACCGGGGACATCGCCGGCACGGCGAAGGACACGATCGACCAGCAGGTCGCGGCCGCTCTCCGCGACCGGCTCGAAGGCGAGGCCGCGACGGCCGCCCTCGTCCAGCTCAGGCACCTGTCCCGGAACTTCCACTACGCCCAGACCGAGTGCGCCCTGGTGAGCGCCGCCCTCAACGGCTTCGCCCACGACATGGGCGCGGCGAAGCGGAAACTCATGGCCGCCCTGGAGGACGCCCGCGCCGCCGGGTGCGCGGTCGGCGCGGACGGCTCGGTCACGTACCCGGAGGGCGGCACGGTGGCCGTCGCGGGCGGTACGTCGTCCCCGCTGGCTTCGGCGCTGTACCGCCAGTCCGCGGCAGCGCACCCGGACCCGCGCTACGGCAGGGCGCTGGAGCTCGCGAACCGGATCGCCGACGCGCTCGGCGAGGCCGCAGAGGCGGACGCCAGGTGGGCACCGAAACTGAGCGCCCTGAAGGCGGACGACGACCTGACCGTGTCGCACGCCGACTGGAAGGACGTCGAAGCGGACACGACCGGCGTCCGCGCCGCCGCCGGGAACTACCTGGCCTCCCTGCCCCAGCCGCCCGGGGACGGCACCCCGAGGGACAACGCGGACTGGTGGCAGAGCCTCACCGAGGAGGAACGGGCGGCGTGGCTGTCCCTCCACCCCGCCCGGGTGGGCGCCATGGACGGCCTCCCCGCCCCGGTCCGCGACGAGGCCAACCGCGTCGTCCTCAACGAGCACCTGGCCAGAACCCGCCTCGAACTGGACGCCATCCCGAAACCCCCCGCCGACCGCTGGACGTGGACCACCACGGGCCTGACACCCACCAGAGTCCCCACCCCCGAGTACCTGGCCTGGCAGCAAGAGCACGGCGAGCGCTACTTCGCCCTCCAGAACTCGCTCAGGGGCATGGAGAGCATCCAGCAGCGCTTCGACCAGACCGGCGAACGAGGCCTCCCCGAGGCCTACCTCCTCGGCTTCAGCCCCGAAGGCAACGGGCGAGCCATCATCGCCACCGGCAACCCCGACACAGCCCACCACCAAGCCGTCTACGTCCCCGGCACCACGTCGAACCTGAGCAATATCGGCGAGGGCATCGACCGGATGGAGAACGTCTGGCGGGTGGCTCAAACCGAAGCGCGCGGTGACTCGGTCTCCACCATCGCTTGGTACGGCTACGACGCTCCGCAGGACATCAAGACGGACGCGCCGTTCAGGCACTACGCGAATGACGGAGCGCCGGCGTTCAGGAAGTTCCTCGATGGCTTGGAAGCCTCGCAGAGCGGAGACCCGGCGACACATCGCACAGTGATCGGCCACTCATACGGGACGACCCTGGTAGGCGCTGCGGCTGACAAGGGCACGCTGAACACGGACGATGTGATCACTGTGGGAAGCCCTGGAGTGACGGTCCCCAAAGCAGAGGAGCTGGACGTGCCGAAGGGACACGTCTGGAACCAGGAGGCACACGGGGACGTGGTCCCGGACCTCGGCCGCTTCGGGCATGGAGGACACGACCAGGATGGCCTCTGGACGGTGCCGAGCGATGAACGGTTCGGCGCTAACCAGATGGCCACGGACACGAAGGGTCACAGCGGCTATTGGGACGACGGGACTGAAAGCCTGCGGAACCAAACGAGGATTGTCGCAGGTCGGTATGGAAGTGTGCGTCTAGAGGAATAA
- the rpsC gene encoding 30S ribosomal protein S3, which translates to MGQKVNPHGFRLGITTDFKSRWYADKLYKDYVKEDVAIRRMMTSGMERAGISKVEIERTRDRVRVDIHTARPGIVIGRRGAEADRIRGDLEKLTGKQVQLNILEVKNPEVDAQLVAQAVAEQLSSRVSFRRAMRKSMQSAMKAGAKGIKIQCGGRLGGAEMSRSEFYREGRVPLHTLRANVEYGFFEAKTTFGRIGVKVWIYKGDVKNIAEVRAENAAARAGNRPARGGADRPARGGRGGERGGRGRKPQQNAAAEAPKAEAAAAAPAESTGTEA; encoded by the coding sequence ATGGGCCAGAAGGTAAACCCGCACGGGTTCCGGCTCGGCATCACCACCGACTTCAAGTCGCGCTGGTACGCCGACAAGCTGTACAAGGACTACGTCAAGGAAGACGTCGCCATCCGTCGGATGATGACGTCCGGCATGGAGCGCGCCGGCATCTCCAAGGTCGAGATCGAGCGCACCCGTGACCGTGTCCGCGTGGACATCCACACCGCGCGTCCGGGCATCGTCATCGGCCGCCGTGGCGCCGAGGCCGACCGCATCCGCGGCGACCTCGAGAAGCTCACGGGCAAGCAGGTCCAGCTGAACATCCTCGAGGTCAAGAACCCCGAGGTCGACGCTCAGCTCGTGGCCCAGGCCGTTGCCGAGCAGCTGTCCTCCCGCGTCTCCTTCCGCCGCGCCATGCGCAAGAGCATGCAGTCGGCCATGAAGGCGGGTGCCAAGGGCATCAAGATCCAGTGTGGTGGCCGTCTCGGCGGCGCCGAGATGTCCCGCTCGGAGTTCTACCGCGAGGGCCGTGTGCCGCTGCACACGCTCCGCGCGAACGTCGAGTACGGCTTCTTCGAGGCCAAGACCACCTTCGGCCGCATCGGCGTGAAGGTCTGGATCTACAAGGGCGACGTCAAGAACATCGCCGAGGTTCGCGCCGAGAACGCCGCTGCCCGCGCCGGCAACCGCCCGGCCCGTGGCGGCGCCGACCGCCCGGCCCGCGGTGGCCGTGGTGGCGAGCGTGGCGGCCGCGGCCGCAAGCCGCAGCAGAACGCCGCTGCCGAGGCCCCCAAGGCCGAGGCCGCTGCCGCTGCTCCGGCTGAGAGCACCGGAACGGAGGCCTGA
- the rplF gene encoding 50S ribosomal protein L6, with the protein MSRIGKLPITVPAGVDVTIDGRTVEVKGPKGTLSHTVAAPIEIVKGEDGVLNVTRPNDERQNKALHGLSRTLVANMITGVTQGYTKALEISGVGYRVAAKGSNLEFQLGYSHPILVEAPEGISFKVESPTKFSVEGIDKQKVGEVAANIRKLRKPDPYKAKGVKYAGEVIRRKVGKAGK; encoded by the coding sequence ATGTCGCGTATCGGCAAGCTCCCCATCACGGTTCCCGCCGGCGTGGACGTCACCATCGATGGCCGTACGGTCGAGGTGAAGGGCCCCAAGGGCACCCTGAGCCACACCGTCGCCGCGCCGATCGAGATCGTCAAGGGTGAGGACGGCGTTCTGAACGTCACCCGCCCCAACGATGAGCGTCAGAACAAGGCCCTTCACGGCCTGTCCCGCACGCTGGTGGCCAACATGATCACCGGTGTGACCCAGGGGTACACGAAGGCGCTCGAGATCAGCGGTGTCGGTTACCGCGTTGCCGCGAAGGGCTCCAACCTGGAGTTCCAGCTCGGCTACAGCCACCCGATCCTCGTCGAGGCGCCCGAGGGCATCTCGTTCAAGGTCGAGTCGCCGACCAAGTTCTCGGTCGAGGGCATCGACAAGCAGAAGGTCGGCGAGGTCGCCGCGAACATCCGCAAGCTGCGCAAGCCCGACCCGTACAAGGCCAAGGGCGTGAAGTACGCGGGCGAGGTCATCCGCCGCAAGGTCGGAAAGGCTGGTAAGTAA
- the rplD gene encoding 50S ribosomal protein L4 — MSTIDILSPAGDKAGTVELPSEIFDAKTSVPLIHQVVVAQLAAARQGTHKTKTRGEVRGGGKKPYRQKGTGRARQGSTRAPQFAGGGVVHGPVPRDYSQRTPKKMKAAALRGALSDRARHSRIHVVTGVVEGEISTKAAKTLFGKISERKNLLLVVERSDEAAWLSARNLPQVHILEPGQLNTYDVLVSDDVVFTKAAFESFVSGPKAVETEGSDA, encoded by the coding sequence ATGAGCACCATTGACATCCTTTCGCCGGCAGGCGACAAGGCCGGGACCGTCGAGCTCCCCTCGGAGATCTTCGACGCGAAGACCAGCGTTCCGCTGATCCACCAGGTCGTCGTCGCCCAGCTGGCCGCTGCCCGACAGGGCACGCACAAGACCAAGACCCGTGGCGAAGTCCGCGGCGGTGGCAAGAAGCCGTACCGCCAGAAGGGCACCGGCCGCGCCCGTCAGGGCTCGACCCGCGCCCCGCAGTTCGCCGGTGGTGGCGTCGTCCACGGCCCCGTGCCGCGTGACTACTCCCAGCGGACCCCCAAGAAGATGAAGGCCGCCGCCCTGCGCGGTGCCCTCTCCGACCGGGCCCGCCACTCCCGTATCCACGTCGTCACCGGCGTGGTCGAGGGTGAGATCTCCACCAAGGCCGCCAAGACGCTGTTCGGCAAGATCTCGGAGCGCAAGAACCTGCTCCTGGTCGTCGAGCGCTCCGACGAGGCCGCGTGGCTCTCCGCCCGCAACCTGCCCCAGGTGCACATCCTGGAGCCGGGCCAGCTGAACACGTATGACGTGCTCGTCTCCGACGACGTGGTCTTCACCAAGGCCGCCTTCGAGTCCTTCGTGTCTGGCCCCAAGGCCGTTGAGACCGAAGGGAGCGACGCCTGA
- the rpsQ gene encoding 30S ribosomal protein S17 yields the protein MSENNVTETNTEARGFRKTREGIVVSDKMDKTVVVAVEDRKKHALYGKVIRSTSKLKAHDEQNAAGVGDRVLLMETRPLSATKHWRIVEILEKAK from the coding sequence ATGAGCGAGAACAACGTGACTGAGACGAACACTGAGGCTCGAGGCTTCCGCAAGACCCGTGAGGGCATCGTCGTCAGCGACAAGATGGACAAGACCGTCGTCGTCGCCGTCGAGGACCGCAAGAAGCACGCGCTGTACGGCAAGGTCATCCGTAGCACGAGCAAGCTCAAGGCCCACGACGAGCAGAACGCTGCCGGCGTCGGCGACCGCGTCCTCCTGATGGAGACCCGGCCGCTGTCCGCGACGAAGCACTGGCGCATCGTCGAGATCCTCGAGAAGGCCAAGTAA
- the rplE gene encoding 50S ribosomal protein L5 gives MATTTTPRLKTKYREEIVGKLRDEFKYENVMQVPGLVKIVVNMGVGDAARDSKLIEGAIRDLTTITGQKPAVTKARKSIAQFKLREGQPIGAHVTLRGDRMWEFLDRTLSLALPRIRDFRGLSPKQFDGRGNYTFGLTEQVMFHEIDQDKIDRVRGMDITVVTTATNDDEGRALLRHLGFPFKEN, from the coding sequence ATGGCTACCACCACGACCCCGCGTCTCAAGACGAAGTACCGCGAGGAGATCGTCGGCAAGCTGCGTGACGAGTTCAAGTACGAGAACGTCATGCAGGTTCCGGGCCTCGTCAAGATCGTGGTCAACATGGGTGTGGGCGACGCCGCCCGCGACTCCAAGCTGATCGAGGGCGCCATCCGCGACCTCACCACGATCACCGGTCAGAAGCCGGCCGTCACCAAGGCCCGCAAGTCCATCGCGCAGTTCAAGCTGCGTGAGGGTCAGCCGATCGGTGCCCACGTCACGCTCCGTGGCGACCGCATGTGGGAGTTCCTGGACCGCACCCTGTCGCTCGCGCTTCCGCGCATCCGCGACTTCCGTGGTCTGTCCCCGAAGCAGTTCGACGGCCGTGGCAACTACACCTTCGGTCTCACGGAGCAGGTCATGTTCCACGAGATCGACCAGGACAAGATCGACCGGGTCCGGGGCATGGACATCACCGTGGTCACCACGGCGACCAACGACGACGAGGGTCGTGCCCTCCTCCGTCACCTCGGCTTCCCGTTCAAGGAGAACTGA
- the rplB gene encoding 50S ribosomal protein L2, which yields MGIRKYKPTTPGRRGSSVADFVEITRSTPEKSLVRPLHSKGGRNNTGRVTVRHQGGGHKRAYRVIDFRRHDKDGVPAKVAHIEYDPNRTARIALLHYADGEKRYIIAPRGLNQGDRIENGPGADIKPGNNLALRNIPVGTTIHAIELRPGGGAKFARSAGASVQLLAKEGSMAHLRMPSGEIRLVDVRCRATIGEVGNAEQSNINWGKAGRKRWLGVRPTVRGVAMNPVDHPHGGGEGKTSGGRHPVSPWGQKEGRTRSPKKASNKYIVRRRKTNKKR from the coding sequence ATGGGTATCCGCAAGTACAAGCCGACGACTCCGGGCCGTCGTGGCTCCAGCGTCGCCGACTTTGTCGAGATCACGCGGTCCACGCCGGAGAAGTCGCTGGTCCGCCCCCTGCACAGCAAGGGCGGCCGTAACAACACCGGTCGTGTGACCGTCCGCCACCAGGGCGGTGGCCACAAGCGCGCCTACCGAGTGATCGACTTCCGTCGTCACGACAAGGACGGCGTGCCGGCGAAGGTCGCTCACATCGAGTACGACCCCAACCGCACCGCGCGCATCGCGCTCCTGCACTACGCGGACGGCGAGAAGCGCTACATCATCGCCCCGCGTGGCCTGAACCAGGGCGACAGGATCGAGAACGGTCCCGGCGCCGACATCAAGCCCGGCAACAACCTGGCCCTGCGCAACATCCCGGTCGGTACCACGATCCACGCGATCGAGCTCCGTCCCGGTGGCGGTGCCAAGTTCGCCCGCTCCGCCGGCGCCTCCGTGCAGCTGCTCGCGAAGGAGGGCTCGATGGCCCACCTCCGCATGCCGTCCGGTGAGATCCGCCTGGTCGACGTCCGCTGCCGCGCCACGATCGGCGAGGTCGGCAACGCCGAGCAGTCGAACATCAACTGGGGCAAGGCCGGCCGTAAGCGCTGGCTGGGCGTTCGCCCGACCGTCCGCGGTGTGGCGATGAACCCGGTTGACCACCCGCACGGTGGTGGTGAGGGCAAGACCTCCGGTGGTCGCCACCCGGTCTCCCCGTGGGGTCAGAAGGAGGGTCGTACTCGTTCTCCCAAGAAGGCGAGCAACAAGTACATCGTCCGCCGCCGCAAGACGAACAAGAAGCGCTAG
- the rplW gene encoding 50S ribosomal protein L23: MTEAVVTSKTFTDPRDILVKPVVSEKSYALLDENKYTFVVDPRANKTQIKQAVEAVFSVKVTGVNTINRQGKRKRTRTGYGKRANTKRAIVTLAEGNRIDIFGGPTA, from the coding sequence ATGACTGAGGCCGTCGTCACCAGCAAGACCTTCACGGACCCGCGCGACATTCTCGTCAAGCCGGTTGTCTCCGAGAAGAGCTACGCGCTGCTGGACGAGAACAAGTACACGTTCGTCGTCGACCCGCGCGCCAACAAGACCCAGATCAAGCAGGCCGTCGAGGCGGTCTTCTCGGTCAAGGTCACCGGGGTCAACACGATCAACCGGCAGGGCAAGCGCAAGCGCACCCGCACCGGTTACGGCAAGCGCGCCAACACGAAGCGCGCCATCGTGACCCTTGCCGAGGGCAACCGTATCGACATCTTCGGCGGTCCGACCGCCTAA
- a CDS encoding type Z 30S ribosomal protein S14: MAKKALIAKAARKPKFGVRAYTRCQRCGRPHSVYRKFGLCRVCLREMAHRGELPGVTKSSW, encoded by the coding sequence GTGGCGAAGAAGGCTCTGATCGCTAAGGCCGCCCGCAAGCCGAAGTTCGGTGTGCGCGCGTACACCCGCTGCCAGCGCTGCGGCCGGCCCCACTCCGTCTACCGCAAGTTCGGCCTGTGCCGCGTGTGCCTCCGTGAGATGGCTCACCGTGGCGAGCTGCCGGGCGTGACCAAGAGCTCCTGGTAA
- the rpmC gene encoding 50S ribosomal protein L29, which produces MSAGTKASELRELGNEELLAKLREAKEELFNLRFQAATGQLENHGRLKAVRKDIARIYTLMRERELGIETVENA; this is translated from the coding sequence ATGTCGGCCGGTACCAAGGCGTCCGAGCTGCGCGAGCTGGGCAACGAGGAGCTTCTGGCGAAGCTCCGCGAGGCCAAGGAAGAGCTGTTCAACCTCCGCTTCCAGGCGGCGACCGGACAGCTCGAGAACCACGGCCGTCTGAAGGCGGTCCGCAAGGACATCGCGCGGATCTACACCCTGATGCGCGAGCGTGAGCTGGGCATCGAAACGGTGGAGAACGCCTGA
- the rpsS gene encoding 30S ribosomal protein S19: protein MPRSLKKGPFVDDHLIKKVDAQNEAGTKNVIKTWSRRSMIVPAMLGHTIAVHNGKTHIPVFVTESMVGHKLGEFSPTRTFRGHVKEDRKSKRR, encoded by the coding sequence ATGCCGCGCAGTCTCAAGAAGGGGCCCTTCGTCGACGACCACCTGATCAAGAAGGTGGACGCCCAGAACGAAGCCGGCACCAAGAACGTCATCAAGACCTGGTCCCGTCGCTCGATGATCGTCCCGGCCATGCTCGGCCACACGATCGCGGTGCACAACGGCAAGACCCACATTCCGGTGTTCGTCACCGAGTCGATGGTCGGCCACAAGCTCGGCGAGTTCTCGCCGACGCGCACCTTCCGGGGTCACGTCAAGGAAGACCGGAAGTCGAAGCGCCGCTAA
- the rpsJ gene encoding 30S ribosomal protein S10, with product MAGQKIRIRLKAYDHEVIDSSAKKIVETVTRTGASVAGPVPLPTEKNVYCVIKSPHKYKDSREHFEMRTHKRLIDILDPTPKTVDSLMRLDLPAGVDIEIKL from the coding sequence ATGGCGGGACAGAAGATCCGCATCCGGCTCAAGGCCTACGACCACGAGGTCATCGACTCCTCGGCGAAGAAGATCGTCGAGACGGTGACCCGCACTGGTGCGTCGGTCGCGGGCCCGGTGCCGCTGCCCACTGAGAAGAACGTGTACTGCGTCATCAAGTCGCCGCACAAGTACAAGGACTCGCGCGAGCACTTCGAGATGCGCACGCACAAGCGCCTCATCGACATCCTCGACCCCACGCCGAAGACGGTTGACTCGCTCATGCGTCTCGACCTGCCGGCCGGCGTCGACATCGAGATCAAGCTCTGA
- a CDS encoding NAD(P)-binding protein: MLNVLVSGGGIAGSALAHWLRRYGFAPTVVERAAAPRLGGQAVDVPGVALDVLDRMDLLGPPAPCARGCAACPCWTPKATRSTAAPSTPPAAGGSTATTSS, encoded by the coding sequence ATGCTGAACGTGCTCGTCTCCGGCGGCGGCATCGCCGGTTCCGCGCTCGCCCACTGGCTGCGCCGGTACGGCTTCGCGCCCACCGTCGTCGAACGGGCCGCCGCTCCCCGGCTCGGCGGCCAGGCCGTGGACGTACCGGGCGTCGCCCTCGATGTGCTCGACCGCATGGACCTGCTGGGACCGCCCGCGCCGTGCGCACGCGGATGCGCGGCATGTCCGTGCTGGACGCCGAAGGCAACGAGGTCCACCGCAGCACCGAGTACGCCGCCAGCAGCGGGCGGCTCGACGGCGACGACATCGAGCTGA
- the rplX gene encoding 50S ribosomal protein L24, translating to MKIKKGDLVQVITGKDKGKQGKVIAAFPREDRVLVEGVNRVKKHTKANQPGRASQAGGIVTVEAPIHVSNVQLVVEKDGKKVVTRVGYRFDENGNKIRVAKRTGEDI from the coding sequence ATGAAGATCAAGAAGGGTGACCTGGTCCAGGTCATCACCGGCAAGGACAAGGGCAAGCAGGGCAAGGTCATCGCGGCCTTCCCCCGTGAGGACCGCGTCCTGGTCGAGGGTGTCAACCGGGTCAAGAAGCACACCAAGGCGAACCAGCCGGGCCGCGCCTCGCAGGCCGGCGGCATCGTCACGGTCGAAGCCCCCATTCACGTGAGCAACGTTCAGCTCGTCGTGGAGAAGGACGGCAAGAAGGTCGTGACCCGCGTCGGTTACCGCTTCGACGAGAACGGCAACAAGATCCGCGTTGCCAAGCGGACGGGTGAGGACATCTGA
- the rplP gene encoding 50S ribosomal protein L16: MLIPRRVKHRKQHHPKRNGMSKGGTQVAFGEYGIQALTPAYVTNRQIEAARIAMTRHIKRGGKVWINIYPDRPLTKKPAETRMGSGKGSPEWWIANVKPGRVMFELSYPNEKIAREALTRAAHKLPMKCRIVKREAGEA, encoded by the coding sequence ATGCTGATCCCCCGTAGGGTCAAGCACCGCAAGCAGCACCACCCCAAGCGCAACGGCATGTCCAAGGGTGGCACGCAGGTTGCGTTCGGCGAGTACGGCATCCAGGCGCTGACCCCGGCGTACGTCACGAACCGCCAGATCGAAGCGGCTCGTATCGCCATGACCCGCCACATCAAGCGTGGCGGCAAGGTCTGGATCAACATCTACCCGGACCGTCCGCTCACCAAGAAGCCCGCCGAGACCCGCATGGGTTCCGGTAAGGGTTCTCCGGAGTGGTGGATCGCCAACGTCAAGCCCGGACGCGTCATGTTCGAGCTGTCGTACCCCAACGAGAAGATCGCCCGTGAGGCGCTGACCCGCGCGGCCCACAAGCTGCCGATGAAGTGCCGGATCGTCAAGCGCGAGGCAGGTGAAGCGTGA